From Streptomyces sp. SCSIO 75703:
GGCGGCGCACGTGCCCATGGACGGCTTCCACCTGGCCGACGCGGAGCTGGACCGGCTCGGCCGGCGCGGGCGCAAGGGGGCGCCCGACACCTTCGACGCGGCCGGGTACGCGGCCCTGCTGCGGCGGCTGCGGGAGGAGGCCGACGGGGAGACGGTGTACGCGCCCGGTTTCGAACGGGAGCTGGAGCAGCCCCTGGCCGGTGCCGTCCCCGTGCCGCCGGAGGCCCGGCTGATCGTGACCGAGGGCAACTACCTGCTGCTCGGGACCGGCGCCTGGGCGCGGGTGCGGGCCCACCTGGACGAGGTGTGGTTCTGCCGCCTCGACGAGCGGGAGCGGCTGCGCCGCCTGGTGGCGCGGCACGAGGAGTTCGGCAAGGCGCACGCGGACGCCGTCGCCTGGGCGCTCGGCACCGACCGGCGCAACGCCGCGCTGGTCGCGGCCACCGAGGACCGCGCCGACCTGGTCGTGGTCACGGGGTGAGCCCGGCGGGGCCGGGCGGGGGCGCCGCGTGCGGGAACGCGTCGGCGCTCACGTGCGGCATCACCCGGCTCGCCACCCGGTAACGGCCGTTGGGCAGGTCCTCGCAGGTGCCGACGTGCACGGTGAGCGGACCCGCCCACTCGTAGCCGTGCCGCTCGGCGTGGCGGGCGAGGCTGTCGGTGAGCATCTGGCCCACGCGGCCGGCGCGGCGGCCCAGCTCCTCGTGGACGGCGCGGGCGAGCGCGACGTCGTAGGCGTTGGGGACCAGGACCCGGCCGCCGGGGGCGACGACGGCGTTGCCGTCGCACTCGCCGCGCAGCGCGTCGAGCAGTTCGACGGGGTCCCGGTCGCGCAGCCGCGCCCACAGCGCCTCCCATCGGGCTTCGAGGGCCTTCTCCAGAGCGCTGAGGGCGCCCATGCGTCATCACCTGCCGGGGGTCGGGGATCGTCGGGCGGGGGTGGGGTGCGGGTCTCCCGGTGCGGGCCCGGTGGCCCGGCGGGGTCGCGGCTCTTGCCGGGGCGGTGACTCGGGCGGCGCGCGTCGCCGGTACCGGCGCGGCCCCGTGTCCCGGCGTGGGCCCTCGGCCTCCCGGCAGGGCCTGCCGTCTCACGGCCGGGGGCCTGGGGTGCGGGAGGGGGAGCGGCCGGTGTGCCGGGGCGTCCGGGTCACCTCTCCTCGAAGTCGTCCGGGGTGACGCGCGCCTCCTCCAGTGCCTCGCGCAGGGTCCGGCCTGTGCCGCCCGCCGGGCGGGGTTCCTCCTGCTCGCGCCGTCCGAGCACCTCGTCGGTGGTCTCGGTCTTCGGCCGGTTCTCTTCCGGGACGGTCATGGCGGATGCTCCTCGTGCGGTCGCGTCGTGGGCGTTCCCACGTGGCGGCGGGTTCCCGCACCGCGCCGGGCTATCCCCCGCGGGCGGCGCGGTGCGGGTCCGCGGGCGCCGGCCAGCTCCGTGCGGGCGGCCGGGTGTGCGGGGGCGGTGAGTTATGTTGACCCGCGTGGGAGAAAGAGCAGGCGTGCCGGTGCCGTCGTCGCAGCGGGCCCGCGCCGAGGCGTCGGCCATCACCTCGGGACGGG
This genomic window contains:
- a CDS encoding DUF3662 domain-containing protein; the encoded protein is MGALSALEKALEARWEALWARLRDRDPVELLDALRGECDGNAVVAPGGRVLVPNAYDVALARAVHEELGRRAGRVGQMLTDSLARHAERHGYEWAGPLTVHVGTCEDLPNGRYRVASRVMPHVSADAFPHAAPPPGPAGLTP
- a CDS encoding nucleoside/nucleotide kinase family protein; translation: MSVPFDDLLARARRLPRGGRRAVLGIAGSPGSGKSTLAARLVRELNGAGGTWAAHVPMDGFHLADAELDRLGRRGRKGAPDTFDAAGYAALLRRLREEADGETVYAPGFERELEQPLAGAVPVPPEARLIVTEGNYLLLGTGAWARVRAHLDEVWFCRLDERERLRRLVARHEEFGKAHADAVAWALGTDRRNAALVAATEDRADLVVVTG